In one window of Synechococcus sp. M16CYN DNA:
- a CDS encoding nicotinate-nucleotide--dimethylbenzimidazole phosphoribosyltransferase: MPWRFGSSPGCVLPFLSRLNCCMDLLPSTPSNFPLVLPEGCRCVGQQGSPAAHVTMLAPWLKQNLSLDLLLLLAATRTAEHKGISEAGSTATARRITALADAELLLKGPSTSKKWPLPSLSAGVSPALLSHVAVRRLSLQPLVAVIGLMMQPDFDHLRVESSDLGPADCLSSGAAMTIDRVDHLWRQGERIGAGLKRPLTLIECVPGGTTTAQAVLTALGFHVADLISGSARQSPRALKFALVAKGLRQANLGETCTAVAMLAAVGDPFQVLATGLLVGAVRSHQPVLLGGGSQMLAVLALALYALSETDRDSLVHQVLVGTTAWLADEGAIDGQPSLLDHLVNEIGARFGLLLSVFACGIHFHASSYQALRDYEQGYVKEGVGAGALLFLAQLRGVGYHELVADCDRAMAQLLGCPVESGL; encoded by the coding sequence ATGCCTTGGCGTTTTGGATCTTCCCCCGGCTGCGTTCTCCCATTCCTGAGCCGCCTCAATTGCTGTATGGATTTGTTGCCTTCGACCCCATCTAATTTTCCCCTGGTTTTGCCTGAAGGCTGTCGCTGTGTAGGTCAGCAAGGTTCTCCCGCTGCTCATGTCACGATGCTGGCCCCTTGGCTTAAGCAAAACCTTAGCCTTGATCTGCTGCTTCTGTTGGCAGCGACGCGAACCGCTGAGCATAAGGGTATTTCTGAAGCCGGTTCAACAGCTACAGCTCGAAGGATCACAGCACTTGCTGATGCTGAACTGTTACTGAAAGGACCCTCCACGTCGAAAAAGTGGCCTCTTCCATCCCTTTCGGCTGGTGTATCACCTGCTTTGTTGAGTCATGTCGCGGTTCGTCGGCTGTCTCTGCAACCTCTGGTGGCGGTGATAGGCCTGATGATGCAGCCGGATTTCGACCACCTAAGAGTTGAATCGTCAGATCTCGGGCCCGCTGACTGTCTTTCTTCTGGAGCCGCTATGACGATTGATCGGGTAGACCACCTTTGGCGTCAAGGAGAACGAATCGGTGCTGGGCTGAAGAGGCCTCTTACGCTCATCGAATGCGTTCCAGGTGGAACAACCACGGCTCAGGCTGTGCTCACTGCGCTTGGGTTCCACGTCGCGGATTTGATCAGCGGTAGCGCAAGACAATCACCTCGAGCCTTAAAATTTGCTCTGGTGGCTAAAGGGCTAAGACAAGCCAATCTTGGCGAAACTTGTACTGCCGTAGCTATGTTGGCGGCGGTGGGCGATCCCTTTCAAGTATTAGCGACAGGTTTGTTAGTGGGAGCTGTGCGATCCCATCAACCTGTGCTGCTGGGGGGTGGAAGTCAGATGTTAGCCGTGTTGGCATTGGCCCTATATGCGTTGTCGGAAACAGACAGGGACTCCCTAGTTCATCAGGTACTTGTGGGCACAACGGCTTGGTTAGCCGATGAAGGAGCTATCGATGGACAACCATCTTTGTTGGATCATTTAGTAAACGAAATTGGAGCACGATTTGGGTTACTGCTATCGGTTTTCGCATGTGGTATCCACTTTCACGCCAGCTCCTATCAGGCGCTGCGTGACTATGAACAGGGTTACGTGAAAGAAGGGGTGGGTGCTGGTGCGTTGTTGTTCCTTGCCCAGCTAAGGGGAGTCGGCTACCATGAGCTTGTGGCTGACTGCGACCGAGCAATGGCGCAGCTCCTTGGTTGCCCCGTAGAATCGGGCTTATGA
- a CDS encoding DUF2232 domain-containing protein, with amino-acid sequence MNLDPMPLSRQQALRLVEGAYLAATTGLIWLALYYLPIGGALLRLAVPLPLTLLQLRRGGHSGAEGLLLAVLLLTALMGPVRGLLLLFPYGLLALWLGWSWYRGLSWWLSWGIGAMLGTCGFLVRIVVLSLLIGENLWLVINRGGAGLLERLVALFDLPMAPDMTQVQLMVLALVVMQQVIYVLSLHALAFWIFPRLRSPIPEPPQLLYGFVAFDPI; translated from the coding sequence ATGAACTTGGATCCAATGCCCCTTAGCCGTCAGCAGGCTTTGCGGTTGGTGGAAGGGGCTTATTTGGCAGCAACAACAGGCTTGATCTGGTTGGCTTTGTATTACCTTCCCATCGGGGGTGCCTTACTTCGTTTAGCTGTACCACTTCCCCTCACGCTCCTTCAGTTGCGCCGTGGCGGCCACTCTGGAGCTGAAGGGTTGCTTTTAGCCGTACTTCTCCTTACCGCGCTAATGGGTCCCGTTCGTGGGCTTTTATTGTTGTTTCCATATGGGTTGCTCGCGCTTTGGCTGGGATGGAGCTGGTATCGAGGACTGAGCTGGTGGTTGAGTTGGGGTATAGGAGCAATGCTTGGGACATGTGGCTTTCTGGTGCGTATTGTAGTCCTTTCACTGCTCATAGGCGAGAACCTTTGGTTAGTGATTAATCGCGGTGGAGCTGGATTGCTTGAACGCCTTGTCGCTTTGTTCGACTTACCGATGGCTCCTGATATGACGCAGGTTCAGCTGATGGTTTTAGCCCTAGTGGTGATGCAGCAAGTCATTTACGTGCTTTCCCTTCATGCCTTGGCGTTTTGGATCTTCCCCCGGCTGCGTTCTCCCATTCCTGAGCCGCCTCAATTGCTGTATGGATTTGTTGCCTTCGACCCCATCTAA
- the topA gene encoding type I DNA topoisomerase — translation MAHTLVIVESPTKARTIRGFLPKGFKVEASMGHVRDLPNNASEIPATAKGQKWANLGVNIEAEFEPLYVVPKDKKKIVRELKDALKDANQLLLATDEDREGESISWHLLQLLAPKVPVRRMVFHEITKEAIGKALDQTRDLDMELVHAQETRRILDRLVGYTLSPLLWKKVAWGLSAGRVQSVSVRLLVQRERARRAFCSGNYWDLKAKLRQAGSSFEAKLTHLGGCRIATGSDFDESTGELKAGSNVQLLHEDEARALTDKVRQSAWKVNAVEEKPTVRKPVPPFTTSTLQQESNRKLRLSARETMRCAQGLYERGFITYMRTDSVHLSDQAISASRSCVQTLYGKDYLSRVARKFSTKARNTQEAHEAIRPAGEKFRTPGETGLDGRDLTLYELIWKRTVASQMAEARLTMLSVDLRCAGAKFRASGKRIDFPGFFRAYVEGSDDPDAALEEQEVILPALAVGDAPKLKEVEALGHQTQPPERFSEASLVKILEKEGIGRPSTYASIIGTIADRGYATIQNNSLTPSFTAFAVTALLEEHFPDLVDTGFTARMEDTLDEISHGKVPWLPYLEGFYKGEQGLETQVQRREGDIDPGASRTIDLEGLNCVVRIGRFGAYLESKRISKDGDEELIKVTLPRETTPADLDQEQVELLLKQKANGPEALGEDPETGDLVYLLFGQYGPYVQRGWVSDENPKPKRVSLPKSIKPEDLSLENSLGLLRLPRLLGDHPDGGRIQAGMGRFGPYVVWNKGKSEKDYRSLKGEDDVLIVSLTRALELLAMPKRGRGGRAALRDLGKPEGSEDAVRIYNGPYGLYVKQGTLNASLPEGKGAEDVTLEEAIELLATKASSKKTSRKPAVSKANSTKRPAAKKPAAKKLPATTKTGRLRASAVRIIRPGKS, via the coding sequence GTGGCGCACACCCTCGTCATCGTTGAGAGCCCTACGAAGGCCCGCACCATTCGCGGATTCCTTCCAAAAGGATTCAAAGTCGAGGCATCCATGGGTCATGTTCGGGATTTACCCAACAACGCCAGTGAGATTCCCGCGACCGCTAAAGGCCAAAAATGGGCGAACCTAGGTGTAAATATTGAGGCCGAGTTTGAGCCCTTGTATGTGGTACCAAAGGACAAAAAGAAAATTGTCCGAGAATTGAAAGATGCTTTGAAAGATGCAAACCAGCTTTTGCTGGCTACTGATGAAGACCGCGAAGGCGAGAGCATTAGTTGGCATCTCCTGCAGCTTTTGGCCCCGAAGGTACCGGTAAGGCGAATGGTATTTCACGAGATCACTAAGGAAGCTATCGGCAAGGCTCTTGATCAAACACGTGATCTCGATATGGAGTTGGTGCATGCGCAAGAGACGCGTCGGATCCTGGATCGCCTGGTGGGCTATACGCTTTCGCCGTTGCTGTGGAAAAAAGTAGCCTGGGGACTTTCTGCTGGTCGTGTTCAATCGGTCTCTGTGCGTCTACTGGTTCAGCGCGAACGAGCTCGAAGAGCATTTTGCAGCGGTAATTATTGGGATCTCAAGGCCAAATTGAGGCAAGCCGGGAGCAGCTTTGAAGCAAAACTCACCCACTTAGGGGGGTGTCGCATAGCGACGGGTAGTGATTTTGATGAAAGTACTGGTGAGTTGAAAGCTGGATCCAATGTGCAACTGCTTCATGAGGACGAAGCCAGAGCGCTGACCGATAAGGTGCGTCAAAGCGCTTGGAAAGTGAATGCCGTTGAGGAAAAACCGACGGTGCGTAAGCCGGTGCCCCCGTTTACTACCAGCACCCTCCAACAAGAATCCAATCGCAAGCTACGGCTTTCTGCACGAGAAACAATGCGTTGTGCTCAGGGTTTGTACGAACGAGGTTTCATCACTTACATGCGAACAGATTCCGTTCATCTCTCTGACCAAGCAATTAGTGCCTCCAGAAGCTGTGTACAAACCTTGTATGGCAAGGACTATTTGAGCCGGGTAGCCCGCAAATTCAGCACCAAAGCACGTAACACACAGGAAGCCCATGAAGCGATCCGTCCTGCGGGAGAAAAATTTCGTACCCCAGGAGAAACAGGTCTCGATGGTCGTGATCTGACATTGTACGAGTTGATTTGGAAGCGCACAGTCGCCAGTCAGATGGCGGAGGCCCGACTCACCATGCTCTCTGTAGATCTCAGATGCGCAGGTGCCAAATTTCGAGCCAGTGGCAAGCGCATCGACTTTCCTGGTTTCTTCCGCGCCTACGTTGAAGGAAGTGATGATCCCGATGCAGCCCTAGAAGAACAGGAGGTAATTCTGCCTGCTCTCGCCGTAGGAGATGCTCCCAAGCTGAAAGAAGTGGAAGCATTGGGACATCAAACCCAGCCGCCAGAGCGATTCAGTGAGGCTTCTCTGGTGAAGATTCTGGAGAAAGAGGGCATCGGCCGTCCCTCCACCTACGCCTCCATTATCGGAACCATCGCCGATCGAGGCTACGCCACAATTCAAAACAATTCCTTGACACCAAGCTTCACAGCATTTGCTGTAACAGCATTACTGGAGGAACATTTTCCTGATCTGGTGGATACCGGCTTTACAGCACGGATGGAGGATACGCTCGATGAGATTTCTCATGGAAAGGTGCCGTGGCTCCCGTATCTCGAAGGTTTTTATAAAGGTGAGCAGGGTCTTGAGACCCAAGTTCAACGACGAGAGGGTGATATCGATCCGGGTGCTTCTCGCACAATTGACCTTGAGGGGCTGAACTGCGTGGTGCGCATCGGTCGATTTGGTGCGTATCTCGAGTCGAAACGCATCAGTAAAGACGGTGACGAGGAGTTAATTAAAGTGACACTCCCCCGTGAAACAACTCCAGCGGACCTTGATCAAGAGCAAGTCGAACTGCTTCTGAAACAAAAAGCGAATGGGCCTGAGGCTCTCGGTGAGGATCCAGAAACCGGCGACCTAGTGTATTTGCTCTTTGGACAGTATGGCCCTTACGTACAGCGAGGTTGGGTCAGCGATGAGAATCCCAAGCCTAAACGAGTGTCTTTGCCTAAAAGCATAAAACCCGAAGACCTTAGCCTCGAGAATTCCCTAGGCCTTCTAAGACTGCCACGACTTCTAGGAGATCATCCTGACGGCGGCCGCATTCAGGCGGGAATGGGTCGTTTTGGGCCCTACGTAGTATGGAACAAGGGTAAAAGTGAGAAGGATTACCGCTCTCTTAAGGGAGAAGACGACGTCCTGATCGTTAGTCTTACCAGAGCCCTAGAGCTCTTGGCAATGCCGAAGCGGGGTCGCGGTGGACGTGCGGCTCTACGAGATCTGGGTAAGCCAGAAGGCAGTGAAGATGCAGTTCGGATTTATAACGGACCCTACGGTTTGTATGTAAAGCAAGGAACGCTAAATGCTTCTCTTCCGGAAGGTAAGGGAGCTGAGGATGTTACTCTCGAAGAGGCAATTGAGCTTTTGGCCACTAAAGCCTCATCTAAGAAGACAAGCCGTAAACCTGCAGTAAGTAAGGCAAATTCGACAAAAAGACCCGCCGCTAAGAAACCAGCAGCAAAAAAACTTCCAGCCACCACAAAAACTGGGCGTCTACGAGCCAGTGCCGTGCGCATAATTAGACCAGGAAAAAGTTGA
- a CDS encoding NAD(P)H-quinone oxidoreductase subunit N yields MPEMGAFLVVTQAMAAPGELLNLSPNALAVLPEGAVLVAMIATLLVDLAGETVAARWAPPICYFGLGGALVLLALQWNTPLEPSFLGAFLADNLAVAFRAVIATSTLLSLLISWRYAEKGGTPVGEYAAILLASTLGAMLLCGATDLVSIFISLETLSIASYLLSGYMKRDARSSEAALKYLLVGSAAAAVFLYGASLLYGFSGSTNLEVIGVALQTSTTPLAALSLVFVLATVAFKIAAVPFHQWTPDVYEGSPTPVVAFLSVGSKAAGFALALRILVGCFGAFDSQWKLLFTVLAVLSMTLGNVVALAQTSMKRMLAYSSIGQAGFVMIGMVCGTEDGFAAMVLYMAAYLFMNLGAFACIILFSISTGSDRISDYAGLYQKDPLITLGLSLCLLSLGGIPPMLGFFGKIYLFFAGWANHEYLLVIVGLVTSVVSIYYYISVIKMMVVKEPHEASDVVKNYPTVDWSLMGMQPLRVALISCVAVTAVGGILSNPLFQWANTAVSETPLLQQAIAVASGRNLG; encoded by the coding sequence ATGCCCGAGATGGGTGCTTTTCTTGTCGTTACCCAGGCCATGGCCGCTCCTGGTGAGTTGCTCAACCTTTCCCCGAACGCCTTAGCAGTCCTGCCAGAGGGTGCTGTTCTCGTAGCGATGATCGCCACCTTGCTTGTAGATCTTGCTGGCGAAACAGTCGCTGCGCGTTGGGCCCCACCGATCTGCTACTTCGGACTTGGTGGGGCCCTGGTGCTATTGGCGCTGCAATGGAATACACCGCTGGAACCATCGTTTCTTGGTGCGTTTCTGGCTGATAATCTGGCGGTCGCATTTCGTGCGGTGATCGCCACATCAACCTTGCTGTCATTGCTGATCAGCTGGAGATACGCAGAAAAAGGTGGTACCCCCGTAGGTGAATACGCCGCCATCCTTTTAGCATCGACTCTTGGAGCAATGCTGCTTTGTGGTGCAACTGATCTAGTCAGCATCTTCATTTCATTAGAGACCCTGTCCATTGCTAGTTACCTGCTCTCCGGATACATGAAGCGGGATGCTCGCAGTTCTGAAGCTGCACTTAAATATCTATTGGTGGGCTCAGCAGCGGCAGCGGTATTTCTTTACGGAGCATCCCTTCTGTATGGGTTTAGCGGCAGCACCAACCTTGAGGTTATTGGCGTAGCCCTACAAACCAGTACAACACCCCTGGCGGCCTTATCTCTAGTTTTTGTACTTGCAACAGTGGCCTTCAAAATTGCTGCGGTTCCGTTTCATCAATGGACACCTGATGTCTATGAAGGCTCACCAACCCCTGTAGTTGCCTTTCTTTCCGTGGGCTCGAAAGCCGCTGGCTTTGCACTGGCATTACGTATCTTAGTTGGTTGTTTTGGCGCTTTCGACAGTCAGTGGAAACTTCTCTTTACTGTTCTTGCTGTGCTGAGCATGACTCTAGGCAACGTTGTTGCTTTAGCTCAGACATCGATGAAGCGAATGTTGGCTTATAGCTCAATCGGGCAAGCCGGGTTTGTAATGATTGGAATGGTATGCGGAACAGAAGATGGCTTTGCCGCGATGGTGCTCTACATGGCGGCCTACCTCTTCATGAATCTTGGTGCATTCGCTTGTATCATCTTATTTTCGATCAGCACCGGGAGTGATCGAATATCTGATTATGCGGGCCTTTATCAGAAAGATCCATTGATCACACTTGGACTTAGTCTTTGTTTGCTCTCACTGGGAGGTATTCCCCCGATGCTGGGATTTTTCGGCAAAATTTATTTGTTTTTTGCCGGATGGGCAAATCATGAATATCTGCTTGTCATCGTAGGATTAGTTACTTCGGTTGTATCAATTTATTACTATATTTCTGTGATAAAGATGATGGTTGTAAAAGAACCCCATGAAGCTTCTGATGTTGTTAAAAACTATCCCACGGTGGACTGGTCATTGATGGGTATGCAGCCTCTACGGGTAGCCTTGATCAGCTGTGTTGCTGTAACAGCTGTGGGTGGAATTCTCTCGAACCCGCTCTTCCAGTGGGCCAATACTGCTGTATCTGAAACGCCTCTACTACAACAAGCTATTGCTGTGGCCAGCGGTAGGAACCTTGGCTAG
- a CDS encoding ABC transporter ATP-binding protein, with protein sequence MARADSRVIAELQGVNKIYGSGDLEVRALDCLDLVVREGDYLAVMGASGSGKSTAMNILGCLDRPTSGSYRLNNMAVDQFDEDALADVRNRSLGFVFQQFHLLPHATAMDNVMLPMVYAGVGPDERQSRARAALERVGLKRCLNNRPNQLSGGQQQRVAIARAIINQPSLLLADEPTGALDSHTTEGVLELFDELHEQGITFVMVTHEDDVAARARQIARFQDGRIIEISRSFRK encoded by the coding sequence TTGGCTAGGGCTGATTCCCGGGTAATTGCTGAATTGCAGGGTGTCAATAAGATTTATGGCTCTGGCGATCTGGAGGTAAGGGCTCTTGACTGTCTCGATCTTGTAGTTCGAGAGGGCGATTATCTAGCTGTGATGGGTGCTAGTGGGTCTGGAAAAAGCACAGCTATGAATATACTTGGTTGCCTTGATCGTCCTACCAGTGGCAGCTACCGCCTTAACAATATGGCGGTCGACCAATTTGATGAGGACGCCTTAGCGGATGTGCGCAATCGTTCGTTGGGATTTGTTTTTCAACAATTTCATTTGCTTCCCCATGCAACGGCGATGGATAACGTAATGCTACCGATGGTTTACGCTGGTGTAGGACCCGATGAGCGTCAATCGCGCGCACGAGCTGCTCTCGAGAGAGTAGGACTAAAACGATGCTTAAATAACAGACCTAATCAACTATCCGGAGGGCAACAACAACGAGTAGCCATCGCGCGAGCAATTATCAATCAGCCTAGTTTGTTGTTAGCGGATGAACCGACCGGTGCCTTAGATTCTCACACTACAGAAGGAGTCCTCGAACTTTTCGATGAGCTTCACGAACAAGGGATCACGTTCGTGATGGTTACCCATGAAGACGATGTTGCTGCCCGAGCACGACAAATCGCACGCTTCCAAGACGGTCGCATTATCGAAATCAGTAGGTCTTTCCGTAAGTAA
- a CDS encoding biotin--[acetyl-CoA-carboxylase] ligase, with the protein MNGRPGRHGGRLMWHYHKIAKSSAQPWLLRCFPVCSSTEMILSHWLQGMSEPQQPCAIVATHQRWGVGQWGRNWSSPTGGVWISAALPWQGKVLGGRVGLLGLAVAVALAERLERHGLPVQIKWPNDILLHGRKLVGLLPSVIQRGSRVRIFRIGLGLNVRNSVPMKGIALYQLDRQRAADPAYWTAEVLLAFDRCYQSGGDGSWCLSALQRRLWANKIYHPRDGRIWRISGLAADGALQLQHGNHTEQWHHLYS; encoded by the coding sequence ATGAATGGGCGTCCTGGCCGCCATGGTGGCCGACTAATGTGGCATTACCACAAGATAGCCAAGTCTTCTGCCCAACCTTGGCTACTGCGCTGCTTTCCGGTTTGCAGTAGTACGGAGATGATCCTCAGCCACTGGCTGCAGGGAATGTCAGAGCCACAGCAACCCTGTGCGATTGTAGCGACCCATCAACGATGGGGAGTTGGACAGTGGGGACGTAATTGGTCATCGCCGACGGGTGGCGTATGGATCAGTGCAGCTCTTCCTTGGCAGGGGAAGGTGTTAGGTGGTCGAGTTGGTTTGTTAGGGTTGGCCGTCGCCGTGGCGCTAGCAGAACGGTTAGAGCGCCACGGATTACCGGTGCAAATCAAATGGCCGAATGACATTCTACTACATGGAAGAAAGCTGGTAGGTTTGCTTCCCAGTGTTATACAGCGCGGGTCTAGAGTTCGTATATTCCGAATTGGATTAGGTCTTAACGTCCGCAATTCGGTCCCGATGAAGGGCATTGCTCTCTACCAACTTGATCGACAGCGTGCAGCTGATCCAGCTTATTGGACTGCAGAAGTATTACTTGCGTTTGATCGTTGCTATCAATCTGGAGGTGATGGCAGTTGGTGTTTGTCTGCCTTGCAACGACGCTTGTGGGCCAATAAAATTTATCATCCTCGAGATGGTCGAATTTGGAGAATTTCTGGTTTAGCTGCTGATGGAGCATTGCAACTGCAGCACGGTAATCACACTGAGCAGTGGCATCACTTGTATTCATAA
- the trxA gene encoding thioredoxin, with protein sequence MASAVVDFTDNGFETEVLKASNAVLVDFWAPWCGPCRLIAPLMTWAAETYCGRLSVGKLEVDGNPATRDAYQVQGIPTLILFHHGRLVTRHEGAIAQPQLKALLDAAL encoded by the coding sequence TTGGCTTCTGCTGTTGTTGATTTCACGGATAACGGTTTCGAAACCGAGGTGCTCAAAGCTTCCAACGCCGTGCTGGTTGATTTTTGGGCTCCTTGGTGCGGTCCATGTCGCTTAATTGCTCCGCTTATGACTTGGGCTGCAGAAACCTATTGTGGCCGATTGAGTGTTGGCAAGCTTGAAGTTGATGGGAATCCCGCTACTCGGGATGCTTATCAAGTTCAAGGAATTCCTACCTTGATCTTATTTCATCATGGACGGCTCGTGACACGTCATGAAGGGGCAATCGCACAGCCTCAACTGAAGGCACTATTAGACGCTGCGCTCTAG
- a CDS encoding PspA/IM30 family protein, whose protein sequence is MGLFNRLSRLVRANANAAVNSMEDPVKILDQSVADMQSDLVKLRQAVAIALASQKRLRNQAEQAESQAKTWYERAELALKKGEETLARDALTRRKTFQETATSLGTQARSQDSQVETLKKSLMALEGKIAEAKTKKDMLKARAQAAQAQQQLQSAVGNIGTNSAMAAFERMEEKVEAMEATGQAAAELAGADLESKFAALEGSNNVDDELATLRSQLKGDAETVMLPAAGSSEPVKKVKVEEIDADLEDLKRSIDKL, encoded by the coding sequence ATGGGCCTCTTCAATCGGCTGAGCCGACTAGTTCGCGCCAACGCCAACGCTGCTGTTAACAGCATGGAAGATCCAGTCAAGATTCTTGATCAGTCCGTGGCTGATATGCAGTCTGATTTGGTCAAACTGCGGCAAGCAGTCGCCATTGCGCTCGCGAGTCAGAAGCGTCTTCGTAATCAGGCTGAACAGGCAGAATCTCAGGCAAAAACTTGGTATGAGCGAGCTGAGCTAGCCCTGAAAAAGGGAGAAGAAACTCTCGCGCGCGATGCGCTGACACGACGTAAGACTTTCCAAGAGACTGCCACCTCGCTTGGGACCCAAGCTCGGTCTCAGGATAGCCAAGTAGAGACTCTTAAAAAGAGTCTCATGGCTTTGGAAGGAAAAATTGCCGAGGCAAAAACAAAAAAAGATATGCTCAAAGCCCGTGCACAAGCAGCCCAGGCTCAGCAACAACTGCAAAGCGCAGTAGGCAATATTGGCACCAACTCGGCCATGGCCGCCTTTGAGCGAATGGAAGAAAAAGTAGAGGCAATGGAGGCGACTGGGCAGGCTGCTGCTGAGTTAGCAGGCGCAGATCTAGAAAGTAAATTCGCAGCTCTAGAGGGTAGTAACAATGTTGATGATGAGCTGGCTACTCTGCGCAGTCAGCTTAAAGGCGATGCCGAGACGGTAATGCTGCCAGCTGCGGGATCCTCTGAGCCGGTCAAGAAAGTGAAGGTTGAGGAAATAGATGCTGACTTAGAGGACCTGAAGCGTTCTATCGACAAGCTTTAG
- a CDS encoding DUF721 domain-containing protein, with product MAVAPDSQRRRLPGLELLQPPQRRPLEQLKSCLGSLQRGWRRDNHFAALWQDWPVIVGKRLAPHCRPLELRRGTLTIGASHPQWRQALLYNRPQLLNALASAGYSIRNLRVQQHHAVEFAQTEDEATIWARHPSRIDIHGMGTCPSCNRLASKGEIKLWDHCGFCHRQHLIQSTKE from the coding sequence ATGGCAGTTGCCCCCGATTCTCAACGTCGACGTCTACCTGGTCTGGAATTGCTTCAACCGCCCCAGAGAAGACCACTAGAACAACTGAAAAGTTGTCTCGGATCACTGCAGCGTGGCTGGCGGCGAGATAATCATTTTGCCGCTCTCTGGCAGGACTGGCCCGTAATCGTAGGCAAACGACTTGCTCCCCACTGTCGTCCATTAGAGTTACGTCGTGGCACTCTCACCATCGGCGCAAGCCACCCTCAATGGCGCCAGGCTCTTTTATATAATCGCCCTCAGCTTCTCAATGCTTTAGCAAGTGCTGGGTATTCGATCCGGAATCTACGTGTTCAACAGCATCATGCAGTGGAATTCGCCCAGACCGAAGACGAAGCAACCATCTGGGCCCGCCATCCTAGCCGTATCGATATTCACGGTATGGGGACATGTCCAAGCTGCAATCGTTTAGCTTCTAAGGGTGAGATCAAACTGTGGGACCACTGTGGTTTTTGTCATAGGCAGCATCTTATACAATCAACCAAAGAGTGA